The following proteins come from a genomic window of Polaribacter dokdonensis:
- a CDS encoding putative LPS assembly protein LptD, protein MIAKKTDSLGLAKRDSLLLKKTDTIKSDSIKPKETIEDIITHIAKDYTIQDAKNKTVTLYNEANITYTDIDLKAGIIIIDYKKNTLFAKGIKDSTGYSQRPVFRQGAQESEQDSLLYNFKSKRALIYGLKTQQGEMFTYGEKTKRVNDSTIYVRKIRFTTSDKDNPDYYITTNKAKLVPGKKIIVGTSNLVLADVPTPLFLPFAYFPMSETSVSGFLIPAFDTGSSTRGIGFQNGGYYFAINDYVDLTLLGDAYSNGSWGVRVSSNYNKRYKFNGTFSFNFENNINGIRGFDDFSRANNFNVRWSHNQDSKASPNSRFTASVNLGSSRFFRESLNQFNVSQSQNNTFNSSINYSKNFVGTPFNMAVTASHQQNTNTESIIMTLPSLTLNMNRIYPFAGKDGVKKNPIQKLGFNYNMQGQYLINTTDDEFFTSKMFETARAGMQHKTSTNTNIKAFRYFTLSPSANYEETWQFDYIQKNYDQTNNEVVTDTIRGFKSYREYNLGVSLSTNIYGDFSFSKGRLKAIRHTFRPTISYTYRPDFQDRYLEQVQQSADPLDVIDYTVFDNGIYGRPSGGLSNSIGISLNNVLEAKVAPKDPDSDEDDEKIMILNNLNFNTAYNIAADSLRWSNVTFSAGTRLFKDKLAVNLTGSLDPYQVNENGVRIDKFNPGIFRLSNANLTANYSISSKDFEKEDKNKSANQESRNGNGANNPPDTMGAQIDPTNRFGRQDANDVGGGTKETELYNSKIPWTLNLVYAATYRNNGVDPGEIGVHTLGFSGNIELSPKWKVGYSSGYDVKNGAFSFSRFNFTRDLDSWQFNFNWVPFGSNSSYTFFIGVKSSTLADLKWDKNKPPDRLLF, encoded by the coding sequence GTGATTGCCAAAAAAACAGATTCTTTAGGTTTGGCAAAAAGAGATTCACTTTTGCTTAAAAAAACAGATACTATAAAATCTGATTCTATAAAACCAAAAGAAACTATAGAAGACATCATTACACATATTGCTAAAGATTACACTATACAAGATGCAAAAAACAAAACTGTAACTCTTTATAACGAAGCCAATATAACCTATACAGATATTGATTTAAAAGCGGGTATCATTATTATAGACTACAAAAAGAACACACTCTTTGCTAAAGGAATTAAAGATAGTACAGGTTATAGTCAAAGACCTGTCTTTAGACAAGGAGCTCAAGAATCTGAACAAGATTCTCTATTGTATAACTTTAAAAGTAAACGTGCTTTAATCTATGGTTTAAAAACCCAACAAGGAGAAATGTTTACTTATGGTGAAAAGACAAAGAGAGTAAATGATTCTACAATTTATGTTAGAAAAATTAGATTTACAACATCAGATAAAGACAACCCAGATTATTATATTACAACAAATAAAGCAAAATTAGTACCTGGTAAAAAAATTATTGTTGGTACAAGTAATTTGGTTTTAGCAGATGTACCTACCCCATTATTTCTACCTTTTGCTTACTTTCCTATGAGTGAAACTAGTGTTTCTGGTTTTTTAATTCCTGCTTTTGATACAGGAAGTAGTACAAGAGGAATTGGTTTTCAGAATGGTGGTTATTATTTTGCTATAAACGATTATGTAGATTTAACTCTTTTGGGTGATGCCTATTCAAATGGTAGTTGGGGTGTAAGAGTATCATCAAACTATAATAAGAGGTATAAATTTAATGGAACATTTAGTTTTAATTTTGAAAACAACATAAATGGTATTCGAGGTTTTGACGATTTCTCTAGAGCCAATAATTTTAATGTAAGATGGTCTCACAATCAAGACTCAAAAGCAAGCCCTAATTCAAGATTTACAGCATCAGTAAATTTAGGTAGTAGTCGTTTTTTTAGAGAATCATTAAATCAGTTTAATGTTTCACAATCACAAAATAACACCTTTAATTCATCTATTAACTATAGCAAAAACTTTGTAGGCACTCCATTTAACATGGCTGTTACTGCTTCTCATCAACAAAATACCAATACAGAAAGTATTATAATGACTTTGCCATCATTAACACTAAACATGAATAGAATATATCCTTTTGCTGGCAAAGATGGAGTGAAGAAAAATCCTATTCAAAAGTTAGGTTTTAATTACAATATGCAAGGTCAGTATTTAATAAATACGACAGATGATGAGTTTTTTACCAGTAAAATGTTCGAAACTGCAAGAGCAGGAATGCAACATAAAACAAGTACAAACACTAATATAAAAGCATTTAGATATTTTACACTTTCACCAAGCGCAAATTATGAAGAAACGTGGCAATTTGATTATATTCAAAAAAATTATGATCAAACCAATAATGAAGTGGTTACTGATACTATAAGAGGTTTTAAATCTTATAGAGAATACAATTTGGGTGTTAGTTTATCTACCAATATTTATGGAGATTTTTCTTTTTCTAAAGGAAGACTAAAAGCCATAAGACACACTTTTAGACCAACAATTTCTTATACCTACAGACCAGATTTTCAAGACAGATACTTAGAGCAAGTACAACAAAGTGCTGATCCTTTAGACGTTATAGATTATACTGTATTTGATAATGGTATTTATGGAAGACCTTCTGGAGGTTTAAGTAATTCTATTGGTATATCTTTAAATAATGTTTTAGAGGCTAAAGTAGCCCCTAAAGACCCAGATAGTGATGAGGATGATGAAAAAATTATGATTTTAAATAATCTTAATTTTAATACAGCTTATAATATTGCTGCAGATAGTTTACGATGGTCTAATGTTACATTTAGTGCAGGTACTCGTTTGTTTAAAGATAAGTTAGCAGTAAATTTAACTGGTAGTTTAGATCCATATCAAGTGAATGAAAATGGAGTTAGAATTGATAAATTTAATCCAGGAATTTTTAGATTATCGAACGCAAACTTAACAGCTAATTACTCAATATCTAGTAAAGATTTTGAAAAAGAAGATAAAAACAAAAGTGCCAATCAAGAAAGTAGAAATGGAAATGGGGCTAATAATCCTCCAGATACTATGGGTGCTCAAATTGACCCAACAAATAGGTTTGGCAGGCAAGATGCCAATGATGTTGGTGGTGGAACCAAAGAAACTGAATTATATAACTCTAAAATACCATGGACATTAAACTTAGTTTATGCAGCCACTTATAGAAATAATGGTGTTGATCCTGGAGAAATTGGTGTACACACTTTAGGTTTTAGTGGAAATATTGAATTATCGCCAAAATGGAAAGTAGGTTATTCATCTGGTTATGATGTTAAAAATGG